The Geobacter sp. AOG2 genome includes a window with the following:
- a CDS encoding DUF1318 domain-containing protein → MKSLKWLLAVGCGLLVSCAIITVNVYFPEKAVKDAYKSLDEILLKKEGQNVPNAGKQPAVEPKVSQPGPQSSLPDRLPELSFTAVAQAAENGDDLAIELGSMPEVAAAYAEMSQRQSALAALFDSGAVGLTSQGLVSVRDKAKMSAQDEALVGAENRNRKTIIGGMAKAILKVTKQEATKAALDQTMGKAAATYAETRRESAKAGWWMQLQNGKWVQK, encoded by the coding sequence ATGAAATCTTTGAAATGGTTGTTGGCTGTGGGATGCGGACTTTTGGTTTCCTGTGCGATCATCACCGTGAATGTCTATTTTCCTGAAAAAGCGGTGAAGGATGCGTATAAATCGCTTGACGAAATACTCTTGAAAAAAGAGGGGCAAAATGTGCCGAATGCTGGAAAACAACCGGCTGTGGAACCAAAAGTGTCGCAACCGGGACCCCAGAGCAGCCTGCCGGACAGGTTGCCGGAGTTATCCTTCACCGCTGTTGCCCAGGCCGCCGAAAATGGCGATGATCTGGCCATAGAATTGGGAAGCATGCCTGAGGTTGCCGCCGCTTATGCCGAAATGAGCCAGAGACAGTCCGCCCTGGCGGCCCTTTTTGACAGCGGGGCGGTCGGATTGACAAGCCAGGGGCTGGTCTCGGTGCGGGATAAAGCAAAGATGTCCGCTCAAGACGAAGCGTTGGTCGGCGCGGAAAACAGGAATCGCAAGACGATCATCGGCGGCATGGCAAAGGCCATACTGAAAGTGACCAAGCAGGAAGCAACGAAGGCCGCGCTTGATCAGACCATGGGCAAAGCAGCCGCGACATATGCCGAAACAAGACGCGAATCAGCAAAAGCGGGCTGGTGGATGCAGTTGCAGAACGGCAAATGGGTGCAGAAATAG